From Musa acuminata AAA Group cultivar baxijiao chromosome BXJ3-8, Cavendish_Baxijiao_AAA, whole genome shotgun sequence, one genomic window encodes:
- the LOC103995374 gene encoding transcription factor TGA2.3 isoform X2, translated as MLEQSVGRNLEAAADFIRNPEVNPKPSVQTSISGPSHFDNFSKPLGISNISTSTARVGSSTVPLHKGQRPHLVSLASGQFENWGETTMADASPRTDASTDVDAGDKNHKPKRGQLAAIATSDSSDKTKEKTGDQKTLRRLAQNREAARKSRLRKKAYVQQLEGSRLKLTHIEQELQHARQQGIFISSSGDQSHAMSGNEGLAFNSEYARWREEHNRQISELRTAVNAHASENDLRAIVDGIMAHYDEIFKLKGTAAKADVFHMLSGMWKTPAERCFLWLGGFRSSELLKLLTSQLEPLTEQQLMGLCNLQQSSQQAEDALSQGMEALQQSLAETLAGSLGSSGSSGNVANYMGQMAMAMGKLGTLENFLCQADNLRQQTLQQMCRILTTRQAARALLAINDYFSRLHALSSLWLARPRE; from the exons ATCCTGAAGTTAATCCAAAACCTAGTGTTCAAACCAGTATTTCTGGTCCTTctcattttgataattttagtaAA CCTCTTGGAATCAGTAATATTTCTACATCGACAGCCAGAGTTGGATCGTCGACGGTGCCCCTACACAAGGGGCAGCGACCTCATCTGGTTTCACTTGCTAGTGGTCAGTTTGAAAACTGGGGTGAGACCACAATGGCAGATGCTAGCCCGAGGACAGACGCTTCAACAGATGTGGATGCTGGTGACAAAAATCATAAG CCAAAAAGAGGGCAACTTGCTGCAATAGCAACTTCTGATTCTAGTGACAAGACCAAGGAGAAAACAGGGGATCAAAAG ACACTTCGTCGACTTGCACAAAATCGTGAAGCTGCCAGAAAGAGTCGGCTAAGGAAAAAG GCATATGTACAACAACTAGAGGGTAGCAGGCTGAAACTTACTCACATTGAGCAGGAGCTTCAACATGCTCGACAGCAG GGAATTTTTATTTCTAGCTCAGGAGATCAATCCCATGCAATGAGTGGAAACG AGGGGTTGGCTTTTAACAGTGAATATGCACGATGGCGAGAAGAGCACAATCGGCAGATCAGTGAACTCAGGACTGCCGTGAATGCACATGCCAGTGAGAATGACCTCCGTGCTATTGTGGATGGCATCATGGCACACTATGATGAGATTTTTAAGCTCAAGGGCACTGCTGCAAAAGCAGATGTCTTTCACATGTTATCAGGCATGTGGAAGACACCTGCCGAGAGGTGTTTCCTGTGGCTAGGAGGTTTCCGCTCATCTGAACTCCTAAAG CTTCTTACAAGTCAGCTAGAGCCACTTACAGAGCAGCAATTGATGGGTCTGTGCAATCTCCAGCAATCCTCTCAGCAGGCCGAGGATGCTCTCTCGCAGGGGATGGAGGCACTGCAGCAGTCTTTGGCAGAAACATTGGCTGGGTCTCTTGGCTCCTCGGGGTCTTCAGGCAACGTTGCGAACTACATGGGTCAGATGGCTATGGCCATGGGGAAACTTGGGACTCTCGAAAATTTCCTTTGCCAG GCTGACAACCTGCGGCAACAGACTCTACAACAAATGTGTCGGATACTAACTACTCGTCAAGCTGCACGAGCACTTCTTGCCATCAATGACTACTTCTCACGGCTTCATGCCCTGAGCTCTCTTTGGCTTGCTCGGCCTCGTGAGTAA
- the LOC135645011 gene encoding NADH dehydrogenase [ubiquinone] 1 alpha subcomplex subunit 6-like, protein MAYATVKVPPNSASREEARKRTIDFFKMACRSLPAVMEIYNLEDVIAVSQLRSTVSAEIRKNAHIANPKVIDLLLFKGTEELSNIVTHSKQRHHLIGQYVVGRGGLVQDMGTKEQGISEFLKQFYTSNYF, encoded by the exons aTGGCTTACGCGACGGTGAAGGTTCCTCCGAACTCGGCGAGCCGAGAGGAGGCCCGGAAGCGGACGATCGACTTCTTCAAAATGGCCTGCCGATCCCTCCCCGCCGTGATGGAGATCTACAACCTCGAGGACGTCATCGCCGTCTCCCAACTCCGCTCCACCGTCTCCGCCGAGATCCGCAAGAACGCCCACATCGCCAACCCAAAG GTCATTGATTTGCTTCTTTTCAAGGGAACGGAGGAACTTAGCAACATAGTCACACATTCAAAGCAGCGACACCACTTAATTGGCCAATATGTTGTCGGACGTGGAGGGCTAGTGCAGGACATGGGGACAAAAGAACAAGGGATTTCTGAGTTTTTGAAACAGTTCTATACGAGCAATTATTTCTGA
- the LOC103995372 gene encoding pentatricopeptide repeat-containing protein At1g80270, mitochondrial translates to MWALRRALNPMRGNCNVVARCCRMNLHVASSSIDNGECHYEEAGINRSFIPSKSVSCGPISLRSFVWSRNLSSQVGQKSSDKEDDLEDGFSDLEEPPESAEVNNGSDKEDKELMSEGELSEESDEAADNSLGLLAVESTSSEVKGPQRRTLYSPLFKTIMDSPRQSLTSALNKWAEEGKPLGREEISSAMLNLRKRRLYVTALQFTEWLEANGHIDFIERDYASHLDLIAKVSGLQKAEKYIEKIPESFRSEVVYRTLLANCAGAVNVKKAEEVFNKIRDLGFPISAFACNQLLLLYKRLDRKKIADVLLMMEKENVKPTLFTYKILIDTKGRANDISGMEQIVETMKAEGMEPDIMTQAMVARYYIFAGLNEKAEAALKEMEGDDFKENRNVCKVLLPLYAALGKVDDVGRVWKVCEANPRLDECLAAIEAWDKLGQIETAEEVFENISKKWKLSSKYYNAMLKVYANNKLLTKGKELVKRMSNSGCRIGPLTWDALVKLYVEAGEVEKADSILQKAAQQNQNRLLLSSYMAVMDHYSNRGDVHNAEKIFHRLRQVGYIGRMRQYQSLLQAYVNAKTPAYGFRERMKADNMFPNKALAAQLAAIDAFKKTPFSELLD, encoded by the exons ATGTGGGCGCTTCGCCGGGCGTTAAACCCCATGAG GGGTAACTGCAATGTTGTTGCGCGTTGTTGTCGCATGAATTTACATGTAGCAAGTAGTAGCATAGATAATGGAGAATGCCATTATGAGGAGGCTGGTATAAACAGGAGCTTCATCCCATCAAAGTCGGTTTCCTGTGGACCTATTTCTTTGAGGTCTTTCGTCTGGAGTCGAAATCTCTCTTCTCAGGTTGGACAAAAATCGAGTGACAAGGAAGATGATTTGGAGGATGGTTTTTCTGATCTGGAGGAACCACCAGAATCTGCTGAAGTTAACAATGGTTCAGACAAGGAAGATAAGGAGCTGATGTCCGAAGGAGAGTTATCTGAAGAATCTGATGAAGCTGCAGATAATTCATTAGGTTTGTTAGCTGTTGAATCAACCTCAAGTGAAGTGAAGGGGCCACAAAGACGGACACTCTATTCTCCTCTTTTCAAGACTATAATGGATTCTCCACGTCAATCATTGACTAGTGCACTTAATAAATGGGCCGAGGAAGGTAAACCTTTGGGACGAGAGGAAATCTCTTCTGCTATGCTGAATCTCAGGAAACGACGGTTATATGTGACTGCCCTACAG tTCACGGAGTGGCTGGAAGCCAATGGACATATTGACTTTATAGAGCGTGACTATGCTTCTCACTTGGATTTGATTGCTAAGGTAAGCGGTCTTCAGAAGGCAGAAAAGTACATCGAGAAAATTCCAGAATCTTTCAGGAGTGAGGTGGTCTACAGAACTCTTCTAGCCAATTGTGCTGGTGCTGTCAATGTCAAGAAAGCAGAGGAAGTGTTCAATAAGATTAGAGATCTTGGGTTTCCGATTTCAGCATTTGCTTGCAACCAGCTGTTGCTGCTATATAAGAGGTTAGACCGTAAGAAGATTGCTGATGTACTCTTGATGATGGAAAAGGAAAATGTGAAGCCAACGCTCTTCACATACAAGATCTTAATAGACACCAAAGGCCGTGCCAATGATATATCAGGTATGGAGCAGATCGTGGAGACAATGAAGGCTGAAGGTATGGAACCTGATATCATGACCCAAGCTATGGTTGCAAGGTATTACATTTTCGCTGGTCTCAATGAGAAAGCTGAGGCAGCATTGAAGGAGATGGAAGGTGATGATTTCAAGGAGAATCGCAACGTTTGCAAGGTTCTTCTTCCCCTTTATGCTGCTCTTGGCAAAGTAGATGATGTAGGAAGAGTTTGGAAGGTTTGTGAAGCTAACCCACGTCTGGATGAGTGCTTAGCTGCAATAGAGGCCTGGGATAAGCTTGGGCAGATAGAAACCGCAGAGGAAGTCTTTGAGAACATTTCTAAGAAATGGAAGTTGTCCTCAAAGTACTATAATGCTATGTTAAAGGTCTATGCAAACAATAAGCTTCTGACCAAGGGGAAGGAATTGGTGAAGCGAATGTCCAACAGTGGTTGCAGAATTGGTCCTCTGACTTGGGATGCACTTGTGAAGCTGTATGTAGAAGCCGGGGAGGTGGAGAAAGCTGATTCCATATTGCAGAAAGCAGCTCAGCAAAATCAGAATAGACTTCTCTTATCATCTTACATGGCCGTGATGGACCACTATTCCAACAGGGGAGATGTCCATAATGCAGAAAAGATATTTCACAGGCTGAGGCAAGTTGGATATATTGGCAGAATGAGGCAATACCAGTCATTACTTCAGGCCTATGTGAATGCAAAAACTCCAGCTTATGGATTTAGGGAGAGGATGAAGGCTGATAACATGTTCCCTAACAAGGCTCTAGCAGCACAACTGGCGGCTATTGATGCATTTAAGAAGACTCCATTCTCAGAATTGCTCGATTAA
- the LOC103995374 gene encoding transcription factor TGA2.3 isoform X3 has product MADASPRTDASTDVDAGDKNHKPKRGQLAAIATSDSSDKTKEKTGDQKTLRRLAQNREAARKSRLRKKAYVQQLEGSRLKLTHIEQELQHARQQGIFISSSGDQSHAMSGNEGLAFNSEYARWREEHNRQISELRTAVNAHASENDLRAIVDGIMAHYDEIFKLKGTAAKADVFHMLSGMWKTPAERCFLWLGGFRSSELLKLLTSQLEPLTEQQLMGLCNLQQSSQQAEDALSQGMEALQQSLAETLAGSLGSSGSSGNVANYMGQMAMAMGKLGTLENFLCQADNLRQQTLQQMCRILTTRQAARALLAINDYFSRLHALSSLWLARPRE; this is encoded by the exons ATGGCAGATGCTAGCCCGAGGACAGACGCTTCAACAGATGTGGATGCTGGTGACAAAAATCATAAG CCAAAAAGAGGGCAACTTGCTGCAATAGCAACTTCTGATTCTAGTGACAAGACCAAGGAGAAAACAGGGGATCAAAAG ACACTTCGTCGACTTGCACAAAATCGTGAAGCTGCCAGAAAGAGTCGGCTAAGGAAAAAG GCATATGTACAACAACTAGAGGGTAGCAGGCTGAAACTTACTCACATTGAGCAGGAGCTTCAACATGCTCGACAGCAG GGAATTTTTATTTCTAGCTCAGGAGATCAATCCCATGCAATGAGTGGAAACG AGGGGTTGGCTTTTAACAGTGAATATGCACGATGGCGAGAAGAGCACAATCGGCAGATCAGTGAACTCAGGACTGCCGTGAATGCACATGCCAGTGAGAATGACCTCCGTGCTATTGTGGATGGCATCATGGCACACTATGATGAGATTTTTAAGCTCAAGGGCACTGCTGCAAAAGCAGATGTCTTTCACATGTTATCAGGCATGTGGAAGACACCTGCCGAGAGGTGTTTCCTGTGGCTAGGAGGTTTCCGCTCATCTGAACTCCTAAAG CTTCTTACAAGTCAGCTAGAGCCACTTACAGAGCAGCAATTGATGGGTCTGTGCAATCTCCAGCAATCCTCTCAGCAGGCCGAGGATGCTCTCTCGCAGGGGATGGAGGCACTGCAGCAGTCTTTGGCAGAAACATTGGCTGGGTCTCTTGGCTCCTCGGGGTCTTCAGGCAACGTTGCGAACTACATGGGTCAGATGGCTATGGCCATGGGGAAACTTGGGACTCTCGAAAATTTCCTTTGCCAG GCTGACAACCTGCGGCAACAGACTCTACAACAAATGTGTCGGATACTAACTACTCGTCAAGCTGCACGAGCACTTCTTGCCATCAATGACTACTTCTCACGGCTTCATGCCCTGAGCTCTCTTTGGCTTGCTCGGCCTCGTGAGTAA